A genome region from Lactobacillus sp. ESL0791 includes the following:
- the topA gene encoding type I DNA topoisomerase, producing the protein MPTKTSKSRNKKNLVIVESPAKAKTIEKYLGRNYRVIASKGHIRDLPKSQMGIDFDNNYKPKYISIRGKGDTIKELKSEAKKAKQVYLASDPDREGEAIAWHVAHALNLDDQAQNRVTFNEVTKDAVKNSFKHPRSIDMDTVNAQQARRILDRIVGYSLSPILWAKVKKGLSAGRVQSVALKLVIDREKEIKSFKPEEYWTIDAEFKKARKQFKSQFWGINGKKQELPNNEAVKKVLAKIDKKQDFEVIKVVSRERRRQPAAPFTTSTMQQEANKRLNYRTRRTMSIAQQLYEGINLGNRQGTVGLITYMRTDSKRTSPVAQAEASKFLHEQYGAEYASKNPRHFKNQEDAQDAHEAIRPTSVYRTPESLKKILTTEQYRLYKLIWSRFLASEMTPAVYDTVRADIEQNGVIFRTTGSKMKFAGFTKVYDNQQEKNVELPDLNEGDKVKLAKSDNKQHFTLPPARYTEASLVHALEENGVGRPSTYAPTIDTIQRRYYVKLEAKSIVPTELGEIVDNLIEKFFPDIVNIDFTAQLETDLDQVEDGKKNWVKVIDKYYHPFKKELDKADSEIEKVQIKDEPAGFNCDICGAPMLIKMGRYGKFYACSRFPDCRNTKPIVKKVGVICPKCGKGDVVEKKSKRNRKFYGCSRYPDCDFVSWDQPIGRNCPNDGHFLVQKKTKNGLVILCPNGDYREEPKEKEDS; encoded by the coding sequence ATGCCTACTAAGACAAGTAAGAGTAGAAATAAAAAGAATTTGGTGATTGTCGAATCTCCGGCTAAGGCGAAAACAATTGAAAAATATTTGGGCCGAAATTACCGGGTGATTGCATCTAAGGGCCATATTCGTGATCTGCCGAAATCACAGATGGGCATTGATTTCGATAATAATTACAAGCCGAAGTATATTTCCATTCGTGGCAAGGGCGATACAATTAAAGAGTTAAAGAGTGAAGCTAAAAAAGCAAAACAAGTCTATTTGGCCTCCGACCCCGACCGTGAAGGTGAAGCAATTGCCTGGCACGTAGCTCACGCCTTAAATCTGGACGATCAGGCGCAAAATCGGGTGACTTTTAATGAAGTAACCAAGGATGCGGTTAAAAATAGCTTTAAGCATCCCCGTTCGATTGACATGGATACGGTTAATGCCCAGCAGGCGCGGCGGATTCTTGACCGGATCGTGGGTTATTCGCTGTCACCAATTTTATGGGCTAAAGTGAAAAAGGGTCTTAGTGCCGGAAGGGTGCAGTCTGTTGCCCTGAAACTGGTAATTGACCGGGAAAAGGAAATCAAGAGTTTTAAACCCGAAGAGTATTGGACGATTGATGCGGAATTTAAGAAGGCCCGCAAACAATTTAAGTCTCAATTTTGGGGAATCAATGGCAAGAAACAGGAGCTTCCGAATAATGAAGCTGTTAAGAAAGTTTTAGCCAAGATTGACAAAAAACAGGATTTTGAAGTTATTAAGGTTGTCAGCCGCGAAAGAAGACGACAGCCAGCAGCGCCTTTTACCACCTCCACGATGCAGCAGGAGGCCAATAAGCGTCTGAATTATCGGACAAGACGGACAATGTCAATTGCCCAGCAGCTGTATGAAGGAATTAACCTAGGTAACCGTCAGGGAACAGTCGGTTTGATCACTTATATGCGGACGGATTCCAAGCGAACATCGCCGGTTGCTCAGGCCGAAGCTTCCAAGTTTTTGCACGAGCAATATGGTGCCGAATATGCTTCTAAGAATCCGCGGCATTTTAAAAATCAAGAGGATGCTCAGGATGCCCACGAGGCGATCCGGCCGACAAGTGTTTACCGTACACCAGAATCGTTAAAGAAAATTTTGACGACGGAGCAGTATCGTCTATACAAATTAATCTGGTCACGCTTTTTGGCGAGTGAAATGACACCGGCGGTTTACGACACTGTTCGTGCTGATATTGAGCAAAATGGGGTTATCTTTAGAACCACCGGCTCCAAGATGAAATTTGCTGGTTTTACTAAGGTGTACGATAACCAGCAAGAGAAAAACGTTGAGCTGCCCGACCTTAACGAAGGCGACAAGGTTAAATTGGCTAAATCCGATAACAAACAGCACTTTACCTTGCCGCCTGCCCGTTATACAGAGGCGAGTCTGGTTCACGCGCTAGAAGAAAATGGCGTTGGCCGGCCATCCACCTATGCGCCAACAATTGATACGATTCAGCGCCGTTACTATGTTAAATTAGAAGCCAAATCGATTGTGCCAACTGAATTAGGGGAAATTGTCGACAATTTAATTGAAAAGTTCTTTCCCGATATTGTTAATATTGATTTTACGGCGCAGCTTGAAACTGATCTGGATCAAGTTGAAGACGGTAAAAAGAATTGGGTTAAGGTGATCGATAAGTATTATCATCCTTTTAAGAAAGAATTGGACAAGGCTGATTCGGAAATTGAGAAGGTCCAGATCAAGGATGAGCCAGCAGGCTTTAACTGTGATATTTGCGGTGCCCCAATGCTGATTAAGATGGGGCGTTATGGCAAGTTTTATGCTTGTTCCCGCTTCCCAGACTGCCGCAATACCAAACCAATTGTTAAAAAAGTGGGGGTAATTTGTCCTAAGTGTGGTAAGGGGGACGTGGTTGAAAAGAAATCCAAACGCAACCGTAAATTTTATGGTTGCTCCCGTTACCCAGACTGTGACTTTGTTTCTTGGGATCAGCCGATTGGCCGTAATTGTCCAAACGACGGGCACTTTTTGGTGCAGAAAAAGACCAAAAATGGACTTGTTATTCTCTGTCCTAATGGTGATTATCGTGAAGAGCCGAAGGAAAAAGAGGATAGTTAA
- the trmFO gene encoding methylenetetrahydrofolate--tRNA-(uracil(54)-C(5))-methyltransferase (FADH(2)-oxidizing) TrmFO: MTETVSVIGGGLAGSEAAWQLASRGIKVALYEMRPSKLTPAHKTGNLAELVCTNSMRSDQLSNAVGLLKEEMRQLDSLILQAADATRVPAGGALAVDREQFSQYVTAKLHALENVTFHDQEITQIPASGITIIATGPLTSDSLAEQLQIFSGLDSLHFFDAAAPIVAADSIDMEVVYKKSRYDRGEAAYLNCPMNKAEYENFTHNLVEAETAQMHGFENSDVFEGCMPIEVMAARGPKTMLFGPLKPVGLEDPHTGETPYAVVQLRQDNAAASMYNIVGFQTHLKYGEQKRVFSMIPGLENARFVRYGKMHRNTYLASPEILQASYESKKQAGLFFAGQMTGVEGYVESAGSGLVAGINAAREAVGEETVAFPKDTALGSMANYVTTTSAKHFQPMNASFALLPSLVGKKIRNKKERHVKISERGLASLAKFKAEVLK; this comes from the coding sequence ATGACAGAAACAGTAAGTGTGATTGGCGGGGGTCTGGCTGGCAGTGAGGCCGCCTGGCAACTGGCAAGTCGCGGCATTAAGGTTGCACTTTATGAAATGCGTCCCAGCAAGCTGACCCCTGCACATAAGACGGGCAATTTGGCTGAACTGGTCTGTACGAATTCGATGCGCTCAGACCAACTATCAAATGCAGTCGGTTTATTAAAAGAAGAGATGCGGCAGCTTGACTCACTGATTTTACAAGCTGCTGATGCAACCAGAGTACCTGCAGGTGGTGCTTTGGCCGTTGACCGTGAACAGTTTAGCCAATATGTGACGGCTAAGCTGCATGCATTAGAGAATGTTACATTTCATGATCAAGAAATAACGCAAATTCCCGCTTCTGGAATTACGATAATTGCTACTGGACCACTAACAAGTGACAGCCTAGCTGAGCAGCTTCAGATTTTTTCGGGGCTTGACAGTCTGCACTTCTTTGATGCAGCTGCTCCAATCGTTGCCGCCGATTCGATTGATATGGAAGTGGTTTATAAAAAATCGCGTTATGATCGTGGTGAGGCAGCATATTTGAATTGTCCCATGAATAAAGCTGAATACGAGAATTTTACCCATAATTTGGTTGAAGCAGAAACAGCTCAGATGCACGGATTTGAAAATAGCGATGTGTTTGAAGGCTGTATGCCGATTGAGGTAATGGCCGCAAGAGGTCCCAAGACCATGTTGTTTGGGCCGTTAAAGCCGGTAGGGTTAGAAGATCCGCATACAGGTGAAACACCCTATGCTGTGGTGCAGTTACGCCAGGATAATGCTGCTGCCTCAATGTATAACATTGTTGGCTTTCAAACACATTTAAAATATGGCGAACAAAAGCGGGTTTTTTCAATGATTCCCGGCTTAGAAAATGCTCGGTTTGTCCGCTATGGCAAGATGCACCGCAATACTTACCTGGCATCACCCGAAATTTTGCAGGCCAGTTATGAAAGCAAAAAACAAGCGGGATTATTCTTTGCGGGACAAATGACCGGGGTTGAAGGCTATGTTGAAAGTGCCGGCAGTGGTCTAGTTGCCGGAATTAATGCTGCAAGAGAGGCTGTCGGCGAAGAAACTGTGGCTTTTCCCAAAGACACGGCTCTGGGTTCAATGGCCAATTATGTTACAACCACTAGTGCCAAGCATTTTCAGCCGATGAACGCGAGCTTTGCCCTCTTGCCTAGTTTGGTAGGTAAAAAAATTCGCAATAAAAAAGAACGCCACGTTAAAATTAGTGAGCGTGGTCTAGCTAGCTTGGCGAAATTTAAGGCGGAAGTTTTAAAGTAA
- the xerA gene encoding site-specific tyrosine recombinase/integron integrase codes for MAKEDKEISLFVSYLKNERGYSAKTIRAYQTDLEEIKAFWQQNGGFKNWQSISARDVEVYLQQLADKRLARSSQLRKMSTLRSFYHFLLKRKLAKIDPTQTISLRSKNRRLPQFFYDTEIKQVFSSLEGSEPLTVRNLALFRLFYTTGMRVSEVSSLILRQVDLSLKIILVHGKGKKDRYVAFDDQTKAALDNYLTDARKKLLGNKEDPGVVFLNNQGKALTDRGIEYIMQKVFNKAGVSGKVHPHELRHTFATAMLNNGADLRSVQELLGHSNLSTTQIYTHVTMAHLQADYQKYFLRNKKTDEAKK; via the coding sequence ATGGCTAAGGAAGATAAAGAAATTAGCCTGTTTGTGTCATACTTAAAGAATGAGCGCGGATATAGTGCAAAAACCATTCGGGCATATCAAACTGACCTGGAAGAAATAAAAGCTTTTTGGCAGCAAAATGGCGGCTTTAAAAATTGGCAAAGTATTTCAGCCCGTGATGTTGAGGTTTACCTTCAACAACTGGCTGATAAGCGGCTAGCCAGATCTTCCCAACTGCGGAAAATGTCAACGCTGCGCTCTTTTTATCATTTTTTGTTAAAACGAAAACTGGCAAAAATTGATCCAACGCAAACAATTTCTTTGCGCAGCAAGAACCGGCGCTTGCCGCAATTCTTTTATGATACAGAAATCAAGCAAGTCTTTTCTTCACTAGAAGGAAGCGAACCGTTAACGGTTCGTAACTTAGCATTATTCAGGTTGTTTTATACAACGGGGATGCGAGTAAGTGAAGTTAGCAGTCTTATACTAAGACAGGTTGATTTAAGTTTGAAAATTATTCTGGTTCATGGGAAAGGCAAGAAGGACCGTTATGTTGCTTTTGATGATCAGACTAAAGCAGCTTTAGATAATTATTTGACTGATGCCAGAAAAAAATTACTGGGCAATAAGGAAGATCCAGGAGTTGTTTTTCTAAATAATCAAGGTAAAGCGCTGACAGATCGAGGGATTGAATATATTATGCAAAAGGTATTCAATAAAGCTGGAGTCAGCGGTAAGGTTCATCCCCATGAACTGCGGCATACTTTTGCTACGGCGATGCTCAATAACGGTGCAGATTTACGCAGTGTGCAGGAGCTTTTGGGGCATAGTAATTTATCGACGACCCAGATCTATACCCATGTGACGATGGCACATTTACAGGCGGATTATCAGAAATATTTTTTACGTAATAAGAAAACGGATGAGGCAAAAAAATGA
- the hslV gene encoding HslVU peptidase proteolytic subunit has product MTTICSVKFNGKTAIAGDGQVTLGEKVIAKATAKKIRRIYHDRVVIGFAGGVADAVSLQDMLEGKLEAYSGDLKRAAVEMAQSWRKDQTLQKLDAMLIAFDEKDLLLISGNGEVLEPDENVVAIGSGGNFAQAAAIALTRHSSGMSATEIAHEAVEIASGIDIFTDNQIITDEL; this is encoded by the coding sequence ATGACAACAATATGTTCAGTAAAATTTAATGGCAAGACAGCGATCGCTGGTGACGGGCAAGTTACTTTGGGTGAAAAAGTAATTGCAAAGGCAACCGCTAAAAAGATCAGACGAATTTACCATGATCGCGTAGTAATTGGTTTTGCCGGTGGTGTTGCCGATGCAGTGAGCCTGCAAGATATGCTTGAAGGCAAATTGGAAGCTTACAGCGGCGACTTGAAGCGGGCAGCAGTCGAAATGGCGCAATCTTGGCGCAAAGACCAAACCTTACAGAAGTTAGATGCAATGCTAATCGCATTTGATGAAAAAGATCTCTTGCTGATTTCTGGTAACGGTGAAGTGCTTGAACCTGATGAAAATGTTGTAGCAATTGGTTCTGGTGGCAATTTTGCCCAAGCAGCGGCAATTGCTTTAACACGGCATTCTTCAGGAATGTCAGCAACAGAAATTGCGCATGAAGCTGTCGAAATTGCATCTGGAATTGATATTTTTACAGATAATCAAATCATTACCGATGAACTCTAA
- the hslU gene encoding ATP-dependent protease ATPase subunit HslU, giving the protein MDIKTPKQIVALLNEYIIGQDEAKKSVAIALYNRYRRMQLSKKMQKDITPKNLLMAGPTGVGKTEIARRLADIVDAPFVKVEATKFTEVGYVGRDVESMVRDLVNEAVRMEEKEQFERVRPQATKEANKELVRLLVPGIKRENRENQMQQMQNMMSMLMGGQNDAGKENNQEEVTDDIRNQRLTVSEQLSKGLLEEREVTIEVEQAPKVNPMGDMMGQMGIDMNSMLNDLVPKKKVKRTLTVKDAREVLIQEQSRKMVDYDSLYQKAIEHTTNNGIIFIDEIDKITAGDKKTSGEVSREGVQRDILPIVEGSTVQTKYGPVATDHILFIAAGAFAESKPSDLIPELQGRFPIRVELNALSREDFVKILKDPENSLLKQYIALLKADGIKLIFTQEAVERIAEIAFNVNQGTDNIGARRLATILEKLLEDVLYEGPDMEMGEITITKSYVDDKLSDIITNKDLTKFIL; this is encoded by the coding sequence ATGGATATTAAAACACCTAAGCAAATCGTTGCTCTTTTAAACGAATACATTATTGGGCAGGATGAAGCTAAAAAGTCTGTAGCGATTGCCTTATATAACCGCTATCGCCGCATGCAGCTTTCCAAAAAGATGCAGAAGGATATTACACCTAAGAATTTGTTGATGGCTGGACCAACAGGTGTTGGTAAAACAGAAATTGCCCGTAGGCTGGCAGATATTGTTGATGCTCCGTTTGTTAAGGTGGAAGCAACAAAATTTACCGAAGTTGGGTATGTTGGCCGGGATGTTGAGTCAATGGTGCGTGACCTGGTTAATGAAGCTGTGCGCATGGAAGAAAAGGAGCAGTTTGAGCGCGTTCGCCCTCAGGCAACGAAGGAAGCCAATAAAGAATTGGTGCGTCTCCTTGTTCCAGGAATTAAACGTGAAAATCGGGAAAACCAGATGCAGCAAATGCAAAATATGATGTCAATGCTGATGGGCGGTCAAAATGATGCGGGTAAGGAAAACAATCAAGAAGAAGTGACCGACGATATTCGTAATCAGCGGCTAACGGTTTCCGAACAGTTAAGCAAGGGCCTGCTTGAAGAACGCGAAGTAACAATCGAGGTCGAACAGGCTCCGAAAGTTAATCCAATGGGCGATATGATGGGCCAAATGGGTATTGATATGAATTCAATGCTGAATGATCTTGTCCCAAAGAAAAAAGTAAAACGGACGTTAACAGTTAAAGATGCACGTGAAGTTTTGATTCAAGAGCAATCACGTAAAATGGTTGATTACGATAGTTTGTACCAAAAGGCGATTGAGCACACCACAAATAACGGGATTATCTTTATTGATGAAATTGATAAGATCACTGCAGGTGATAAGAAAACTTCAGGTGAGGTTTCCCGTGAAGGTGTGCAACGTGATATTCTTCCCATTGTTGAAGGCTCAACGGTGCAGACCAAATATGGTCCAGTTGCTACCGATCATATTTTGTTTATTGCTGCAGGGGCGTTTGCCGAATCTAAACCGAGTGACTTGATTCCGGAACTTCAGGGTCGTTTCCCAATTAGAGTTGAGCTAAATGCCTTATCTAGAGAAGATTTTGTCAAGATTTTAAAGGATCCCGAAAATTCACTTTTAAAGCAGTACATTGCGCTGCTTAAAGCTGATGGAATTAAGTTAATCTTTACACAGGAAGCAGTTGAACGGATTGCCGAGATCGCGTTTAACGTTAACCAGGGAACCGATAATATCGGTGCAAGAAGATTGGCGACCATTTTAGAAAAACTGCTTGAGGATGTTTTATATGAAGGCCCAGATATGGAAATGGGCGAGATCACCATTACTAAATCTTATGTTGATGATAAGCTTAGTGATATAATAACTAATAAAGATTTAACTAAGTTTATTTTATAA
- a CDS encoding aldose 1-epimerase family protein: MDYTIQNNFLKVVISSKGAEIQSVKSQLTDFEYIWQADPQVWGRHAPVLFPIVGHLKNDEYTYQGKTYHMTQHGFARDNEFTVERHTAESITLLLKDTEQTRAVYPFKFELRVNYNLLNNLLEENFSVVNKSDREMIFGIGGHPGFNVPVNDSCRKEDFYFTTLPSVARVKIPLKGPFLDWDNRYLASTNSLITLSDHLFKNDALIFQLRGHDNKVSLRTDLSDYHVNVWTRDAPFVGIWSQYPKTANFVCVEPWWGVADKTDTDGKLETKFGMNHLEEGQSFDAGFSMAFHE; the protein is encoded by the coding sequence ATGGACTACACAATTCAAAATAATTTTTTAAAAGTTGTTATTTCCAGCAAGGGTGCAGAAATTCAAAGTGTTAAGAGCCAGTTAACCGATTTTGAGTATATTTGGCAGGCAGACCCGCAAGTTTGGGGACGACACGCACCTGTTCTGTTTCCAATTGTTGGACATTTAAAAAATGATGAGTATACCTATCAAGGCAAAACTTATCATATGACGCAGCATGGCTTTGCCCGTGACAACGAATTTACCGTTGAACGGCATACAGCTGAAAGCATTACTTTGTTGTTAAAGGATACGGAACAGACACGCGCTGTCTATCCTTTTAAGTTTGAATTACGAGTTAATTATAATCTTCTCAATAATTTGCTAGAAGAGAACTTTAGTGTAGTAAATAAATCGGATAGAGAAATGATTTTTGGGATTGGTGGTCATCCGGGCTTTAATGTTCCTGTAAATGATAGCTGCCGGAAAGAAGACTTTTATTTTACGACTTTGCCGTCGGTGGCGCGGGTGAAAATCCCCTTAAAAGGTCCGTTTTTAGATTGGGACAACCGTTATTTGGCTTCAACCAACAGCTTAATCACCTTAAGTGATCATTTATTTAAGAATGATGCCTTAATTTTTCAGTTGCGGGGGCACGATAATAAAGTGTCACTGCGAACAGATCTTTCCGATTACCACGTTAATGTTTGGACAAGGGATGCACCATTTGTGGGTATCTGGTCGCAGTATCCTAAGACAGCCAATTTTGTCTGTGTTGAACCCTGGTGGGGTGTAGCGGATAAGACTGATACAGATGGTAAATTGGAAACTAAGTTTGGCATGAACCACCTTGAAGAAGGGCAGAGTTTTGATGCCGGGTTCAGTATGGCCTTTCACGAATAA
- the plsY gene encoding glycerol-3-phosphate 1-O-acyltransferase PlsY, whose translation MTILKIMLIFILAYLIGSFPTGVLVGKIFFHEDIREYGSGNIGTTNSFRVLGPIAGTFVLVVDVLKGTLATDLPLLFHIKSHKYLLLICGGLAILGHTFSIYLKFKGGKAVATSAGVFLGYNLQFFGVCAAIFLPLVFITSYVSLSSLIAIVLIFIATFWFHDIFLTIIAGIMLLILFIRHKDNIKRLSHHNENIIPFGLWYWYKKAHHKL comes from the coding sequence ATGACAATTTTAAAAATAATGCTAATCTTTATTTTAGCATACTTGATCGGGTCCTTTCCTACCGGTGTATTAGTCGGTAAAATCTTCTTTCACGAGGATATTCGTGAATATGGTTCTGGCAACATTGGAACAACCAACTCATTTCGTGTGCTGGGGCCGATTGCTGGCACCTTTGTTTTAGTTGTTGATGTTTTAAAGGGAACACTGGCAACAGACTTGCCTCTGTTGTTTCATATTAAAAGCCATAAATATTTATTGTTGATCTGTGGCGGACTAGCAATTCTTGGCCATACCTTTTCTATCTACCTCAAATTTAAGGGCGGCAAGGCAGTTGCCACAAGTGCTGGGGTCTTTTTAGGCTATAATTTGCAATTTTTCGGTGTTTGCGCGGCAATTTTCTTGCCGCTTGTCTTCATCACCTCATACGTCAGCTTATCAAGTCTGATTGCAATCGTCTTAATTTTCATTGCCACTTTTTGGTTTCATGATATTTTTCTGACAATCATTGCGGGAATTATGCTGCTTATTTTGTTTATTCGCCATAAAGATAACATTAAGCGGCTAAGCCACCACAATGAAAATATCATCCCGTTTGGCCTCTGGTATTGGTATAAAAAGGCCCATCACAAGCTATAA
- the parE gene encoding DNA topoisomerase IV subunit B has product MVKTSKKTNSYDDSSIQILHGLEAVRKRPGMYIGSTDIHGLNQLVYEIVDNSVDEAMAGYGDEIDVTIHKDNSVTVRDFGRGMPTGMHKSGKPTIEVILTVLHAGGKFTEQNYKTSGGLHGVGSSVVNALSSSMKVRVVRDGKAYEEEFADGGHPVGTLKCLGKTKDKTGTTITFKPDEKIFSTIKYKYETIQERIRESAFLLKGVKFVLTDEREPEHHDEFKYDDGIKSFVAYLNEGKDTLSDIFYFSGEQDGMELEFSGQYSDSYSENLVSFVNNVRTADGGTHEVGARSGFTRAFNDYAKKQGLLGKKDKNIDGSDYREGLSAVLSVKIPEELLEFEGQTKGKLGTPQARSAVDALVYEKLSYYLLENGELAQELVKKAQRARDAREAAKKARNETRNGKKRRKKELLSGKLTPAQSRNPKKNELFLVEGDSAGGSAKQGRDRKFQAILPLRGKVLNTQKAKLQDIFKNEEINTMIYTIGAGVGAEFKVEDANYDKVIIMTDADDDGAHIQILLLTFFYRYMRPMIEQGKVYIALPPLYRLQKGRGKKSQEKYSWTDEELLADEKKMGKGYALQRFKGLGEMNAEQLWQTTMNPESRMLIRVKIDDAALAERRVTTLMGDKVAVRRKWIEENVKFRMGENSSILEEENN; this is encoded by the coding sequence TTGGTTAAAACAAGTAAAAAGACAAATTCTTATGATGATTCGTCAATTCAAATTCTTCATGGATTGGAAGCGGTTCGCAAGAGACCGGGAATGTATATCGGTTCGACTGATATACACGGTTTAAACCAGCTGGTTTATGAAATTGTTGATAATTCTGTCGACGAGGCAATGGCCGGTTATGGTGACGAAATCGATGTGACGATTCATAAGGATAACAGCGTCACTGTGCGGGATTTTGGTCGGGGAATGCCAACTGGTATGCATAAGTCAGGCAAGCCGACAATTGAAGTAATTCTGACGGTTCTACATGCGGGTGGCAAATTTACTGAACAAAATTATAAAACCTCTGGTGGACTGCACGGCGTGGGTTCCTCTGTAGTTAATGCCCTATCAAGTTCGATGAAAGTTAGGGTTGTGCGTGATGGCAAAGCCTATGAAGAAGAATTTGCAGATGGCGGTCATCCTGTAGGGACGTTAAAGTGTCTTGGTAAAACCAAAGATAAAACGGGAACTACAATTACTTTTAAACCGGATGAAAAGATTTTTTCGACGATTAAGTATAAATACGAAACCATTCAGGAACGAATTCGTGAGTCGGCTTTTTTGTTAAAGGGTGTCAAATTTGTTTTGACCGATGAGCGTGAACCTGAACATCATGATGAATTTAAGTATGATGACGGGATAAAGTCCTTCGTCGCCTATTTAAATGAAGGAAAGGATACATTAAGTGATATTTTTTACTTCTCTGGTGAACAGGATGGCATGGAGCTCGAATTCAGCGGCCAATACAGCGATAGTTATTCAGAAAATTTGGTGTCCTTTGTCAATAATGTCCGGACTGCCGATGGCGGAACGCATGAAGTAGGCGCAAGAAGCGGGTTTACCCGTGCCTTTAACGATTATGCCAAAAAGCAGGGTCTGCTCGGTAAAAAGGATAAAAATATCGACGGTTCAGATTACCGTGAGGGCTTGAGTGCTGTTTTATCAGTTAAGATTCCTGAAGAATTACTCGAATTTGAAGGGCAGACCAAGGGTAAACTTGGGACACCGCAGGCAAGATCTGCTGTTGATGCGCTTGTATATGAGAAGCTCTCGTACTACTTGCTTGAGAATGGGGAATTGGCCCAGGAGCTCGTCAAAAAGGCACAGCGGGCACGAGATGCCCGTGAGGCGGCCAAAAAGGCTCGCAATGAAACGCGTAATGGCAAAAAGCGCCGCAAAAAAGAACTTCTGTCTGGGAAATTGACCCCGGCTCAATCGCGTAATCCTAAAAAAAATGAATTATTCTTGGTTGAGGGTGACTCTGCCGGTGGTTCCGCAAAACAAGGTCGCGACCGAAAGTTTCAAGCAATTTTGCCGCTGCGGGGTAAAGTTTTGAACACGCAAAAGGCCAAGTTGCAGGATATTTTTAAAAACGAAGAAATCAATACCATGATCTACACAATTGGTGCAGGGGTCGGTGCCGAATTTAAAGTAGAAGATGCCAATTACGATAAAGTCATCATTATGACGGATGCCGATGATGACGGTGCCCATATTCAGATCCTTCTGTTAACTTTTTTCTACCGCTATATGCGGCCAATGATTGAGCAGGGCAAGGTTTATATTGCCCTGCCACCGCTTTATCGTCTGCAAAAGGGCCGCGGCAAGAAGTCTCAGGAAAAATATTCCTGGACTGATGAGGAACTTTTAGCTGACGAAAAAAAGATGGGTAAAGGCTATGCCCTTCAGCGTTTTAAGGGTTTGGGTGAAATGAATGCCGAACAATTATGGCAGACTACGATGAATCCAGAATCACGGATGCTGATCCGCGTGAAAATTGACGATGCAGCGTTAGCTGAGCGGCGGGTAACAACCCTAATGGGTGACAAAGTTGCCGTTCGCAGAAAATGGATTGAAGAAAACGTTAAATTTAGAATGGGCGAAAATAGTTCAATTCTAGAAGAAGAAAATAATTAA